Proteins encoded by one window of Arachis ipaensis cultivar K30076 chromosome B04, Araip1.1, whole genome shotgun sequence:
- the LOC107636354 gene encoding uncharacterized protein LOC107636354, producing the protein MDKYFTPHKLAKSANGKIISSIVLDSKFWQDFVTTAKIVGPLIKLLSLVDADEKPSLEYVYEGMQRAKNAIKTMFRNKKTAYTPYTSILKMRWEIHLKRNLYVAAYFLNPSILYSEGFVEKANILKSLLDLLDVEILCDDSAAAMQEIQLYRDCKESFGRESAKRATSRLEPGESWRLHGGSAPNLQKIAVRLLLHRKKRNYDPTDIESINTVEFLVMADEDDPEFTNGDVESIESLIYTDNAMPSYPNDGGDMKVEVDMPDVVIESLNTSFGGTSKDGGFGLSVYDGDIETFNDDYDFY; encoded by the exons ATGGACAAATATTTCACTCCTCATAAATTAGCTAAAAGTGCTAATGGAAAGATTATTAGTTCAATTGTCTTGGATAGTAAGTTTTGGCAAGATTTTGTTACTACTGCAAAAATTGTTGGTCCTCTTATTAAATTGTTGAGCCTTGTTGATGCTGATGAGAAACCTTCTTTGGAATACGTATATGAAGGCATGCAAAGAGCCAAAAATGCTATCAAGACAatgtttagaaataaaaaaactgCTTATACGCCATATACGAGTATCTTGAAAATGAGGTGGGAGATCCATTTGAAGCGCAATCTCTATGTGGCGGCATACTTTTTAAATCCAAGCATTTTATATAGTGAGGGCTTTGTTGAGAAGGCAAATATCTTGAAATCtttacttgatttgcttgatgtTGAAATACTTTGTGATGACTCAGCTGCCGCAATGCAAGAGATACAACTATATCGAGATTGTAAAGAAagttttgggagggaaagtgctaAGAGAGCGACATCAAGACTCGAGCCTG GTGAATCGTGGAGGCTACACGGTGGGAGTGCTCCTAATTTGCAAAAAATTGCAGTCCGtcttct GTTGCATCGAAAGAAGAGGAATTATGATCCAACTGACATTGAAAGCATTAACACGGTAGAATTTTTGGTAATGGCAGATGAGGATGATCCTGAATTTACTAACGGAGATGTTGAAAGCATTGAAAGTTTAATATACACTGATAATGCTATGCCTTCGTATCCTAATG ATGGAGGAGACATGAAAGTTGAAGTGGATATGCCTGATGTTGTAATTGAATCCTTAAATACTTCTTTTGGTGGTACTTCTAAAGATGGTGGCTTTGGATTATCTGTTTATGATGGAGATATCGAAACATTTAATGATGATTATGACTTCTATTGA
- the LOC107639224 gene encoding DNA-repair protein XRCC1, whose translation MSNNKRSCGNSKGSKRNLPSWMSSTEENENEEENREKKPSLDAEGKKSHEKAGKSSFNKLLEGVVFVLSGFVNPERGTLRSHAIEMGAEYQPDWNSECTLLVCAFPNTPKFRQVEADGGTIVSKDWIVECYSQRKLIEIDSYLMHAGKPWRKGNKSHEDSEDKRPSASKRYPDHERELPSKPTASIKSKGKEIAAAGKCFVPSEVKKWAIDDLKKTVQWLESQEEKPDPTEITKIAAEGILTCLKDVISALEEKQDIQKGTEDWKFLPRVVEELAMFDAQGKDMASMSKEEILKQALECKRIYEVELNSVGHDLRKTENINKEHSSKTRRTNGKSPGANEYDSDETIEMTEQEIDLAYKTLSSKIH comes from the exons ATGTCCAATAACAAGAGAAGTTGCGGTAATAGCAAAGGTTCGAAGCGGAACCTGCCATCTTGGATGAGTTCAACGGAGGAGAACGAGAATGAGGAAGAAAATCGAGAAAAGAAACCATCTTTGGATGCTGAAGGCAAGAAATCACATGAAAAAGCTGGAAAATCCTCCTTCAACAAGCTTCTG GAAGGGGTGGTGTTTGTGCTTTCAGGGTTTGTGAATCCGGAGAGAGGAACGTTGAGGTCACATGCGATTGAAATGGGGGCAGAATACCAACCTGATTGGAACTCTGAATGCACACTCTTGGTTTGTGCATTCCCAAATACGCCTAAGTTTCGCCAAGTCGAAGCTGATGGTGGAACCATTGTGTCAAAG GATTGGATAGTAGAATGCTACAGCCAGAGGAAGTTGATTGAAATTGACAGTTACCTTATGCATGCTGGGAAACCATGGCGTAAAGGAAATAAATCACATGAAGACAGCGAAG ATAAGAGACCATCAGCGTCCAAAAGATATCCTGATCATGAAAGAGAATTGCCTTCAAAGCCAACCGCCTCCATAAAATCAAAG GGAAAAGAGATTGCTGCTGCTGGGAAATGCTTTGTTCCTTCGGAAGTGAAGAAGTGGGCCATTGATGATTTGAAAAAAACAGTTCAGTGGTTGGAAAGTCAAGAAGAAAAG CCAGATCCAACTGAGATAACAAAGATAGCCGCGGAGGGGATTCTGACGTGTTTAAAAGATGTAATATCTGCCCTTGAGGAAAAGCAG GACATCCAAAAAGGAACTGAGGACTGGAAATTCCTACCTCGTGTTGTTGAAGAGCTCGCAATGTTCGATGCCCAGGGAAAAGATATGGCATCAATGTCAAAGGAAGAAATTCTCAAACAGGCACTGGAATGTAAACGAATTTATGAGGTGGAACTAAATAGTGTAGGTCATGATTTGAGAAAAACTGAAAACATAAACAAAGAACATAGTAGCAAGACCAGAAGAACGAATGGAAAATCTCCTGGTGCAAACGAGTATGATAGTGATGAGACAATTGAGATGACAGAACAGGAAATAGATCTTGCATATAAGACTCTGTCCTCTAAGATCCATTGA